TCTATCTCGATGCCGCCGACGCCGCGCGCAGAATGGGCCAGCCCGCGCCCGTCGGCGACGCGCTCGGCAAGCTGAGGCTCGCGAGCCAGACGAGCCCGGCGCCGCTCACGCCGGTCGCCGCGTCGATCGCCACGGCCGGCACGGCGCTCCTCGAAGGCGGCGAGCGCGCCCGGCTGGATGCGCAGTGGAACGCGAACGCCGGCCCGCTGTGCCGCCGCGCGCTCGATGGCCGCTATCCCTTCGTGCGTGCTTCTACGCGCGACGTCGCCGCCGACGACTTCGGCAAGCTGTTCGCGCCGGGCGGCCTCATCGACGATTTCTTCCAGAAGAACCTGGCCGCGCTGGTCGATACGAGCGGGCCCGTCTGGCAATGGCGCGCCGGCACGCCGCCGGCGGGCATGCCGCGCGACGCCCTCGCGCAATTCCAGCGCGCCGCGCAGATCCGCGATGCGTTCTTCCACGACGGCAGCCGCGACATGTCGATCCGTTTTCGCGTGAAGGCACTCTCGTTCGATCCGGCGCTGACGCAACTGAATCTCGACATCGACGGGCAGCAGCTTGCGCTCAGACAGGACGGCCTCCAGTCGATGCTGCTGCAGTGGCCGAGCGGCAAGAACACGGGCCGCGCCAGCGCGCAGTTCGATCCGGCTTTTGCGACGCAAGCCGCGCCGCTCGACGCGAGCGGTCCGTGGGCGCTCCTGCATCTGATCGACGCGGGCAGGCTCGACGCCACCGCGCAGCCGGACCGCTACCGGCTCACGCTCGATTCCGCCGGACGCAAAGCCGTGCTGCAGCTGGACGCGACGAGCGTCGTCAATCCTTTCCGGCGCGCGCCGCTCGAACAGTTTCGCTGTCCGGAACATCTGTGATGGCGTCGCCGGGTGTCGCCGGATGCTTCGGCAAGCTGCGCGGCAACGGCGACTTCGTGACGCGGCGTCTGCCGCAAGGCTTCGTCGTTCCCTGGGATGCGATGTTGCAGGCGGGCCTGCTCGCGAGCCGCGCGGCGCGCGGGCGCGCCTGGCTCGACGCGTATCTGACCGCGCCGCTGTGGCGCTTCGCGCTCGGCGGCGGCGTGCTGGGTGAGGACGGCTGGGCGGGCGTGCTGATGCCGAGCGTCGACAGTGCGGGCCGGCATTTTCCCCTGACGATCGCCGCGCCCGTCGAAGCGGGCGCGTGGTCCGCCTGGCGTCCGCATTCGCACGCGTGGTTTGCGCATTGCGGCGCGCTCGCGCTCGCGACGCTCGGCAAGGGCGCGCGTCTCGCGGATTTCGATGCCGGATTGCTGGCGCTATCGCTCGGACATGACGCGAACGAAGTTTCGACGCCGTCGCATGCAGGAGCGTGGGGAACGAGCGTCTGGTGGCACGCGCAATCGGCGCGCACGAGCGCAGGTCTGCCCGATGCCGCGTTCGTCGCGGCGCTCTTCGATGACCGTGCCGGTTAGACGCCGTCGAAGCAGGCGATGACCGCCGTGATGTTGTCCTTGCCGCCAGCATCGAGCGCGAGCGCCACCAGCCGCTCGCAGGCGTCGTCGATGCCCTGCGGCGTCATCGCTCCGAGGACCGTTTCGATTTCGCCATGCGGCACCTCGCCGTGCAGCCCGTCGCTGCATAGCAGATAACGGTCGCCGGGCAGCCACGCATGCGTTTCGATGATGGGCGCGATCGACGGCAGCGGCCCGAGCGCCTGCAGCAGCACGTTGCGCGGCGGCAAATGTTCGATGACACCGCGCTCCAGCGCCTGCTGATAGAGCGTCTGGTCGCGTGAAAGTGGCGTGAGCGCACCGTCGCGATAGCGGTAGAGGCGGCTGTCGCCGACGTGAAGCGAGATCAGCCGCGCCGAGCCGGACGGCTGCCAGATGCCCGTCAACGTGGTGCCCATCGACCGGTGGGCGAGGCGCTCGCGCAGGTTCATCGCGTGAAGCGTCGCGTTGGCGTGGTCGAGCGCGTCGGCGGCGGCGCGCATCGCGCATGCCGATTCATCGTGTACGGTGGCGTCGGGATCGTAGGCGTGGGCGGCGTCGGCGTGAGCGCGCGACGTCGTATCGGCGGCGAGTCGCGTGGCGATGCAGTCGAGCGCGAGCGCGCTGGCGCGCGCGCCGAAGGCATGGCCGCCCATGCCGTCCGCGACCGCGACGAGGTTCAGCGCCGGATCGATCAGAAAGCGGTCCTGGTTCTCGCGGCGCACGCGGCCGGCATCGGTGAGGCCGGCCGCCGCGCATGCGGCAAGGCGCACCGGCGCGCGGCGGATGAGCGTGTCGGGATTCATCGGTCGTGCTCCTTCGGATGCGGGTCGTGGTGAATGGGCGCTACAGTCCGACATCGCGCTGGAAACGCGCGCGGTCGTGTGGATCGGAGATGGCCGCCGCGAGCCGTTCGTGCAGCGCGCGCAGGCTGGCCGCGCGGGCGGCCTCGCGTTTCGCGATGAGGGTGGCGATCGGACCGAGATAAACGGCGAGCTTGAGCGCGGCGGCCCGCACCTCTTCTGCATCGAGCGATGAGGGCGCCATTGCCGCCCCATGCGCCGTGCCCGCGCTCGACCCGTCCGCGAAAGCGGCGACGAACTGCGCGCGGCCGCGCTCGGAAGGCACATGCGGCGCGAGTAGCGCGACGAGCGCCGGCAGATCCGGCGTATCCGCGCTGCGCGCCGCCGCGCGCCGCACCAGCAGACGCGCAACCGGGCCGATCTGCGCGGCGAGCCGCGCCTCGACCGTGGCGAGCGTGGCGGCGGGCCACATCGTGAGCGACGGCAACGAATCGCCGCGCCACGAGCCCGTTCCCGACGCGAGCGCAGCGGCTGACGTCACCGGCTGCGCTTCGAGAATCGTGCAGTCGTCCGAGGCCTGGTGGAGCGCCAGCGCCTGCCGCAGCGCATCGGCCGTCTGAAAGCGCGCGGCGGGACGACGGGACAGCGCGCGCATCAGCACGTCATCGATCCCGGACGGCAGCGCCGGGTTGCAGACGGACGGCATGCGCGGCGTCTCGTGCATGACCTGCCGCATCACTTCCGCCTGCGATGCGCCCGCGAACGGCCGGCATCCGGTAAGCATCTGATAGAGCACGATCGCGGCGGAGAACAGGTCCGAGCGTCCATCTACGGATTCGCCCGTGAACTGCTCCGGCGACATGTAGCAAGGCGTGCCGATCATCGCGCCCGCCAGCGTGAGCGTCGACGATTCGACATGCGCGACGCCGAAGTCCGCGACTTTCAGCCGGCCTTGCTCACTGACGAGCAGGTTCGCGGGCTTGATGTCGCGATGCACGACACCGTGCGCGTGCGCGAAGCCGAGCGCGGCGAGCAGTTGCGCGAACCAGTCGAGCGCGCTCGCGAGTTCGAGCGGACGGCCCGCGTCGAGCAAGGGCTTCAGGGCGTGTCCGCAGACCAGCTCCATCGCGATATAGGCGGTGTCATCGGCTTCGCCGTAGTCGTACACGCCGACGATGTTCGGATGCGTGAGCCGTCCGGCGGCCTGCGCCTCGCTGCGCAGACGCGTCATCAGACTCGCGCGCTCGCCGCTCTCCAGCAGCTCGTGGCGGACCGTCTTCAGCGCGACATGCCGCTCGATGTGCGGATCGAAGGCGCGATAGACCACGCCCATTGCGCCCGTGCCCAGCACCGCTTCGACGCGGTACTTGCCCAGTTGCGTGATGCGCGGCGGGTCCATCGCAGCGGCTTTCATCTCATGCCTCGATCATCTTGAACGCTTCCACGAGACTCGTTTTCATGCGCGCGAACGACGCGGCGAGCGAAGCGATCTCGTCGCGGCCGCGCTCGCTGAAGTTCGCGCCGTCGAGTTGTCCGAGGCTGGCTTCATCGGCGGCGCGCGAGAGGGCGCGGATGCGCCGCGTGACGAGCAGATGCACCATCACGTTCAGCGCGATCAGCAACAGCACGAACACGGCGAAGAGCGAGCCGAGAAAGGTGCGCAGCACCGCGTTGCTGCGCGCGATGGGCAGCGCCATCGGCACCGAGACGAAATCCGCGCCGATGACGTCGTGCATCGCCCAGTTGAAGCCGTTGTCGGGACCGTATTTGTCGACGAGCGTTTTCGGGGCGCGCGAGGGCACGCTGTGGCATTCCATGCAGGCGGCGTCGTTGATGCGGTTCGGGCGCGCAATGTAGAGGTTCTGCCCGGTCGGGGTGTCGCGCAGTCCGACGACTTCCTTCAGTTCGGGCTTGTCGTGCAGATGGCGGATGACGTCCGCTTCCCAGTCCGAGGGACGGTCGCGCGGATTGGTCGGGTTCAGCATCGTCGAGCGATAGGAGTATCCCGCGAGGCGCTTCTCCAGCGTCATCAGCGTTTCGACGGCCGAGAAGGCCGGCACCGATTGCGGCACGAAGCTGTACTTGAGCTGCGTTTGCAGAAGCGGCGTGACTTGCGTCGCGGTGTAGTTCTGCGCCGCGCTCGCCGCTTCCATGAGGACGCGCGCGTTCTGCACGGTTTCGTCGATGGCCGCGCGACGCAGCAACTCGCGCGCGGCGAATCCGGCCGACACGAAGCCGACGACGAACACCGCCAGAAACACCAGATTGAACTTGACGGCGAGCGACAGTCTCATGATTCCACCTCGGTTGACGGGTTCTGCACAGGCGAGACCGCACGCCGGCGCGGCATGGCGGGAGGCGGGCACAGCACGCGCCGCCATTCGGGAAGATTGCGCAGGTTCTGCCGCACCTGGGCGCGGAACGGCTCGCCCTGCGCGAGCGGCCGAAAGCGTGCGACGAAGCCACGCCGGATCGCCAGCGGCGCGCTCAGCCAGTCGGCGATATCGGCATATGTCGCCGCGCGGCCCTGCACGGGCGCGACGAGCTTCGCCTTCGCGGGCGCCGCCGATGAAGCGAGCGGATCGCGAAAAGGCAGCGGCATCGCGGCGATGAACGACGTCGCGGGGCGCTTGCCCACATCGAGCGGCTTGCCGGTCTCGCGTTCGGCGTAATGTTCGCCGTCGAGCTGCTGATGCGCGTCGGCATGTTCGGGCAGGGCGAGCGTCATGCTGCCCGTTTCGATGAAGAGCGAAGTCATGTCGCGGCTTGCATGCAGTACCGCCGCGCCGTCGAGCAGGCTCGCGTCGAGCGCGGGCGTATCGATCGACAAGGGCCCGGCCGTGCCCGTGCGCGGACGCGCGATCTTGATCCAGCCTGAGAGGAGCGCGAGTGCATCGCCGTGCGGCGCGGCATCGATGGCGACGCGCGTGTTGGCGCCGAGCGCGACGATCGTGCCGTCGCCGTCCTCGATTTGCGCGCCGCCGATTGCGTCGGTGGCGAGCAGATCGCCTGGCTGCAGCGCGATGGGCGCATCGACATTGAACACGGTCGTCGCGCGGATCAGCGTGACGGTTCCTTCGGGCAGCAGCATCGCCTGGCCCGCGTGCGCGCCGTGCAGCGCGCACAGACATGCAAGGGCGACGCTCAGGCGAATGGTGTGCAGCAGGGTTCGGGCGTTCATCGCGGCGATGCCTCGGAGCGTGAAGGTATTGCGACGAAAACAGCCGTACCCCGGCTTCTATTCCACATGAATTTTTCTTTGTCGATGGAACAGATCGGCGTCGTGCGTGGTTGCCTGAACCAGCTTCACGGCGATGCTCGATCCGTGGAAACAGGCGCCCCGAATGAAGAACGCCTTCGCATGAGCGAAGGCGTTCTTCATGTCTTGCGCCAAGGCGCTATCCGTTCAAAAAGCCGAGCACGGCCTTGCGCACCTTCAGGTCCCAGGTCTGCTCTTCCTTGTGACTCGTGGCGAGCGTGAGCAGACCTTTGATCATCGCGTCGTCGGAACTGAATGAGAAGCCCGCATCGCCCAGATAGTCCGATCCCCAGACCTTGAGGCTGTCGACGTACTTGCAGCCGGCCGTGAATTCCGCCTGCGTGACGATGTTCTCGTCATCCTTGAACATCGCGAGGAAGTGCATCTTGTCGCCGCAGATGCCGGAGTTGAGAGCCAGCACCGAGAGCGCCGGAATCGGCACGGCGTAGCGCTTGAACCAGCCGTTGAAGGCGAGCGGCCGGGTATGCAGCGCGTCGCGTTGCATGCGCGCTTCCCAGTATCCCTTCGCCTGCTCGCAAAATCGCTTGATGCGCTTGATTTCCACGATCTTCCAGATCACCTTCGCGAGTGTTTCCATGATCGACACGACCGCATCGATGATGGTCGACGCACCCTGGCTCGCGAACTGCAGGCCGAGGCTCGCGCCGCCCTTGACGAGGTCGTATACGCCGGAACCGATGCTCAGCTTCATCGCGCGCCTGATCGCTTCCACGATGGTTCCGGGATGCCCGGTCAGCAGTTGCACGTCGCGGCCTTGCACCCACTCGCGATACTTGGTGATGCTGCTATCGACGGTATTGGCGATGCCCTTGGCGATATCGAGGCCCGCGCCGATGAACGGCGCGAGCGTGGCGAGCAGCTTGCCGCACAGGAAATCGATGAGCTTGCGCAGCAGCGCGGGCATCGTGTCGAGCGCGAAACCGCCGGGATCGTTGCGGATGTCGGCGACCTTTTCGCGAATCATGTCCCACAGCTTTCTCGCCCCTTCCTCGACTTTGGCGCGAATGGCCTCGTACAGCCGCTGCGCCGCGCTGCTCAACGCCGGCAACGTGAGCGTGGAATTCGTGAGCTGATTCGATTTCGTGAGAGTTGGTTCCTTGCGCCTCCTGATCTTCTGCTGCACCTGTTCGAGCGCGAGCGAGGCCGATTTTTGCACGACACTGTTGTCCAGCACCGCGGATGCGCGCGCCGCCGCGACATTGGTGTCCGGCGCGAACCCGAGGCCCACGTTGGTGATATCGAAAGCGCCTTCCAGCAGCACCTGAAACGTGTCGTCCTCCAGTTCCAGGTTGCCGAAGAGGTACAGCACGCCGAGGCGCGCGTTGATGAGCGCCGGCGTCATGAAGTCCTGCGCGCCAGCCGCGGCGTCCGTGTCGCCGTTGCCGCGCAGTTGCTGATCGAGTAGCGTGAAGTATTTCGAGCCGTTGCGCGAAGCGCTTTTCCAGGCATCGTCGGGGCCGGCCGAAAGTTGCCAGCGCTCGTACGCCTGCACCAGCGAGTGGAATTGATGAACCGTCCGGTTGCGCTGATACATCAGGATCTGCTGATCCAGATCCTTCAGCGCCGCGCCGCGTACCTGAAGCAGCGCCGAGGTTCCTCTTAGCCATTCATCGTGGGGAACGATGTCGGGCAACTGGGCATAAGCGTAGGGCATGGAGAGGTCTCCTCGAAAATCTGAGCGGGTGGTTGAGTGTCGGGGAGAGCGCCTAGCACCACGCGATATCGTTCAGCTTCACGTAGCGGGTCTCGATCAGGCGGCCGCTGCGACTGCGCACGTCCACCCGATAGATGCAGCCGAAGCTGAAGAAGTTGTGCTCAAGGACGAAGATTTCGCGGTGCATGATGCCTCCTGTCGAGCCGTTCGCCGAGCGAATCGTGCCGATCATGGTCGCCGTGGGATGTCGCGACCGTCGATAGCAAAACAGCGGGGCAGGAGGTTTTGTTCCGCGTGGAAGCGGCGATTTATTTGCGGGCGGGAAAGGAATAAACGCGGGTTTGAAGTGTCCGGTCGGACCGGTTTCCTGCCGTCATGGAGCACCGCGCGGCTCCATGCGGCGCGCGGCACCGATGCACGCGCGCCGCTGCACTCGCGACGCAGGATAGCGACGCGTCTTAACGAAGACTATCCAGCGCCTTCGCGAACCTCGCGACCGTGCCTTCGACGTCATGCAGCTTATCCAGGCCAAACAAGCCGATGCGGAAGGTCTTGAAGTCCTCGGGCTCGTCGCACTGGAGAGGAACGCCAGCCGCAATCTGCAAGCCCGCGTCGGCGAATTTCTTCCCGGAGCGTATGCCGTCGTCGTCTGTGTAGCTGACCACGACGCCCGGAGCCTGAAACCCTTCGGCCGCCACGCTCCTGAAACCCGCGCCAGTCAGGAGCGAGCGAATGCGCTTGCCGAGTTCGAGCTGCTCGGCTCTCACTTTGTCGAAGCCGTACGACCCGGTTTCCTTCATCACGTCACGCAGCGTCGCGAGACTGTCAGTGGGCATCGTGGCGTGATACGCGAAGCCGCCATCTTCGTAGGCCTCCATGATCTGCAGCCACTTGCGAAGATCGCACGCGAAACTGGTGCTGATGGTCGAGTCGATTCTTTCGCGCGCGAGCGGGCTGAGCATGACCAGTGCGCAACAGGGCGGCGCGCTCCATCCCTTTTGCGGCGCGCTGATCAGAACGTCGACGCCGCTCGCCTGCATATCCACCCAGATCGCGCCGGAGGCGATGCAATCCAGTACGAACATGCCGCCGACATCGTGAACGGCATCGGATACCGCGCGCAAATAGGCGTCGGGCAACATCATTCCGGACGCGGTTTCGACATGCGGCGCGAAGACCAGATCAGGTTTGTTCTCCTTGATCGCAGCCACCACTTCTTCGACCGGAGGCGGTGCATAGGCTGCCTGCCTCCCCGATTCGACCGGACGCGCCTTCAACAC
The Caballeronia sp. NK8 genome window above contains:
- the tagF gene encoding type VI secretion system-associated protein TagF encodes the protein MASPGVAGCFGKLRGNGDFVTRRLPQGFVVPWDAMLQAGLLASRAARGRAWLDAYLTAPLWRFALGGGVLGEDGWAGVLMPSVDSAGRHFPLTIAAPVEAGAWSAWRPHSHAWFAHCGALALATLGKGARLADFDAGLLALSLGHDANEVSTPSHAGAWGTSVWWHAQSARTSAGLPDAAFVAALFDDRAG
- a CDS encoding PP2C family serine/threonine-protein phosphatase, whose protein sequence is MNPDTLIRRAPVRLAACAAAGLTDAGRVRRENQDRFLIDPALNLVAVADGMGGHAFGARASALALDCIATRLAADTTSRAHADAAHAYDPDATVHDESACAMRAAADALDHANATLHAMNLRERLAHRSMGTTLTGIWQPSGSARLISLHVGDSRLYRYRDGALTPLSRDQTLYQQALERGVIEHLPPRNVLLQALGPLPSIAPIIETHAWLPGDRYLLCSDGLHGEVPHGEIETVLGAMTPQGIDDACERLVALALDAGGKDNITAVIACFDGV
- a CDS encoding serine/threonine-protein kinase, which translates into the protein MKAAAMDPPRITQLGKYRVEAVLGTGAMGVVYRAFDPHIERHVALKTVRHELLESGERASLMTRLRSEAQAAGRLTHPNIVGVYDYGEADDTAYIAMELVCGHALKPLLDAGRPLELASALDWFAQLLAALGFAHAHGVVHRDIKPANLLVSEQGRLKVADFGVAHVESSTLTLAGAMIGTPCYMSPEQFTGESVDGRSDLFSAAIVLYQMLTGCRPFAGASQAEVMRQVMHETPRMPSVCNPALPSGIDDVLMRALSRRPAARFQTADALRQALALHQASDDCTILEAQPVTSAAALASGTGSWRGDSLPSLTMWPAATLATVEARLAAQIGPVARLLVRRAAARSADTPDLPALVALLAPHVPSERGRAQFVAAFADGSSAGTAHGAAMAPSSLDAEEVRAAALKLAVYLGPIATLIAKREAARAASLRALHERLAAAISDPHDRARFQRDVGL
- a CDS encoding DUF3365 domain-containing protein; the encoded protein is MRLSLAVKFNLVFLAVFVVGFVSAGFAARELLRRAAIDETVQNARVLMEAASAAQNYTATQVTPLLQTQLKYSFVPQSVPAFSAVETLMTLEKRLAGYSYRSTMLNPTNPRDRPSDWEADVIRHLHDKPELKEVVGLRDTPTGQNLYIARPNRINDAACMECHSVPSRAPKTLVDKYGPDNGFNWAMHDVIGADFVSVPMALPIARSNAVLRTFLGSLFAVFVLLLIALNVMVHLLVTRRIRALSRAADEASLGQLDGANFSERGRDEIASLAASFARMKTSLVEAFKMIEA
- a CDS encoding FecR domain-containing protein → MNARTLLHTIRLSVALACLCALHGAHAGQAMLLPEGTVTLIRATTVFNVDAPIALQPGDLLATDAIGGAQIEDGDGTIVALGANTRVAIDAAPHGDALALLSGWIKIARPRTGTAGPLSIDTPALDASLLDGAAVLHASRDMTSLFIETGSMTLALPEHADAHQQLDGEHYAERETGKPLDVGKRPATSFIAAMPLPFRDPLASSAAPAKAKLVAPVQGRAATYADIADWLSAPLAIRRGFVARFRPLAQGEPFRAQVRQNLRNLPEWRRVLCPPPAMPRRRAVSPVQNPSTEVES
- a CDS encoding aminotransferase class V-fold PLP-dependent enzyme; protein product: MPGLLPDVDREGLLEYSVVYTDRSINHMSRLFQGVLRDISAALKQVYNAKSAVVVPGSGTFGMEAVARQFATNKKCLVIRNGWFSFRWTQIFDMGGIPSESTVLKARPVESGRQAAYAPPPVEEVVAAIKENKPDLVFAPHVETASGMMLPDAYLRAVSDAVHDVGGMFVLDCIASGAIWVDMQASGVDVLISAPQKGWSAPPCCALVMLSPLARERIDSTISTSFACDLRKWLQIMEAYEDGGFAYHATMPTDSLATLRDVMKETGSYGFDKVRAEQLELGKRIRSLLTGAGFRSVAAEGFQAPGVVVSYTDDDGIRSGKKFADAGLQIAAGVPLQCDEPEDFKTFRIGLFGLDKLHDVEGTVARFAKALDSLR